One stretch of Niallia sp. XMNu-256 DNA includes these proteins:
- a CDS encoding IS110 family transposase, whose translation MDVVIERACGMDVHKDNITACIMTPEGKEIQTFSTKTVFLLQLVDWIKQHNCTHVAMESTSVYWKPIVNLLEAEDIEFLVVNAQHMKAVPGRKTDVKDAEWIAKLLRHGLLKASYIPDRNQRELRELVRYRRSIIEERARQHNRIQKVLEGANIKLGSVVSDVMGVSARDMLNAIADGEDDPEKLANFARRTMKKKKDELELALRGYINSHQRLMLKTILKHIDFLTEQIDMLDKEVAERVSSHQEDVERLDSIPGIATRMAEQILSEIGTDVKKQFPSAAHMCSWAGLVPGQNESAGKRKSAKTKKGNKYLRSALTEAAHSVRGSKNYLGALYRRTASRKGRKRAGIVVAHAMLRIAYYLLTRKEMYVDLGEDYFDKQREQSIVRHSLRRLESLGYTVTLQEPEAS comes from the coding sequence ATGGATGTAGTCATTGAAAGAGCATGTGGTATGGATGTTCATAAGGACAATATTACTGCATGTATTATGACACCAGAAGGAAAGGAGATTCAAACGTTTTCTACTAAAACTGTATTTCTATTACAGTTGGTTGACTGGATTAAACAGCATAATTGTACCCATGTTGCCATGGAGAGCACGAGTGTTTACTGGAAACCTATTGTGAATTTACTTGAGGCTGAAGATATTGAGTTTTTGGTTGTCAATGCCCAACATATGAAGGCAGTTCCAGGACGTAAAACAGATGTCAAAGATGCAGAATGGATTGCAAAACTTCTTCGTCATGGACTTTTAAAAGCCAGTTACATTCCAGACCGGAATCAACGGGAACTCCGTGAACTAGTTCGGTATCGTCGGAGTATCATTGAAGAACGCGCTAGACAACATAATCGCATTCAAAAAGTGTTAGAGGGTGCAAACATTAAGCTGGGCTCTGTGGTTTCAGATGTTATGGGTGTTTCAGCTCGGGATATGCTTAACGCTATTGCCGATGGAGAAGACGATCCTGAAAAACTAGCAAACTTCGCTCGACGTACAATGAAAAAGAAGAAAGATGAACTGGAGCTCGCCCTTAGAGGTTATATCAATTCGCACCAACGTCTTATGTTGAAAACCATTTTAAAGCATATTGATTTTTTGACTGAGCAAATCGATATGTTAGATAAAGAAGTAGCTGAAAGAGTAAGTTCACATCAGGAAGATGTCGAACGACTAGACTCTATTCCTGGTATAGCTACAAGAATGGCTGAACAAATATTATCTGAAATCGGGACTGATGTTAAAAAACAATTTCCAAGTGCAGCTCATATGTGTTCCTGGGCAGGTTTAGTTCCTGGACAAAATGAAAGTGCTGGAAAAAGGAAATCAGCCAAAACAAAAAAAGGAAATAAGTATTTAAGGTCAGCATTAACAGAAGCAGCTCATTCAGTAAGAGGATCTAAAAACTATCTCGGTGCACTGTATAGACGTACAGCTTCACGTAAAGGCAGGAAACGAGCTGGAATAGTTGTCGCTCATGCCATGTTGAGAATAGCTTATTACCTCTTAACTCGAAAAGAAATGTATGTAGACTTAGGCGAAGACTACTTTGATAAGCAGAGAGAGCAATCCATTGTACGACATTCACTACGAAGACTTGAAAGTTTAGGCTACACAGTTACGTTACAAGAACCTGAAGCATCTTAA
- a CDS encoding YjcZ family sporulation protein — protein MGAVVDGGVGCAGFGSGFALLIVLFILLIIIGSSFCGGYGGFY, from the coding sequence ATGGGAGCAGTTGTAGATGGCGGAGTTGGATGCGCTGGCTTTGGCAGTGGATTTGCTTTACTTATTGTATTGTTTATTCTCCTAATCATTATCGGGTCTAGTTTCTGTGGTGGTTATGGCGGATTTTATTAA
- a CDS encoding tyrosine-type recombinase/integrase, with protein MLLSQAWETYESDKRIEGFSPQTLKAYQLQVTLLIRNFGDVEINSLTTEQLKVYLSESSKALKLSSLAHRVRSIKSLLRWSYEEGHISINPAAKIKEPKTEKRIPKFLTEREIEHLREACFTPLEKTLFEFMFSTGCRNGEIVILDKNNINWSNHSAIVRGKGDKEREVYFNIRCDIWLKRYIESRDDNDAAIFVTERHSHRMSKAQMRYIIKRISKRAGINKEIYPHQLGHSYATHLLNNGAPIEVIQSLMGHEKSETTRIYADLSGQLRKEFYQKYF; from the coding sequence TTGTTATTATCACAAGCATGGGAAACGTATGAATCGGATAAACGAATAGAAGGATTCTCACCACAAACATTAAAAGCATATCAACTCCAAGTTACCTTACTTATTCGTAATTTTGGAGATGTAGAAATCAATTCACTAACAACAGAACAATTAAAAGTATATTTATCTGAATCTAGTAAAGCATTAAAACTATCATCATTAGCTCATCGTGTCCGTTCAATAAAATCACTTCTTCGCTGGTCATATGAGGAAGGTCATATCAGTATAAACCCTGCTGCTAAGATTAAAGAGCCAAAGACAGAGAAACGAATTCCAAAGTTTTTGACAGAAAGGGAGATTGAACATCTTCGTGAAGCCTGTTTTACACCTCTGGAAAAAACTCTATTTGAGTTCATGTTTTCGACAGGATGTAGGAATGGAGAGATAGTAATACTTGATAAGAATAACATAAATTGGTCTAATCATTCTGCCATAGTTAGGGGTAAAGGTGACAAGGAAAGAGAAGTTTATTTTAATATTCGATGCGATATTTGGCTTAAACGATATATAGAAAGTCGGGATGATAATGATGCAGCAATCTTTGTAACAGAAAGGCATTCTCATCGAATGAGCAAAGCACAAATGAGATATATCATTAAACGTATATCCAAACGAGCAGGTATTAATAAAGAAATCTATCCTCACCAATTGGGACACAGCTACGCAACTCATTTATTAAATAATGGTGCCCCCATTGAAGTAATACAAAGTTTAATGGGACATGAGAAAAGTGAAACAACTCGAATATATGCTGATTTAAGTGGTCAACTTAGGAAGGAATTTTATCAGAAGTATTTCTAA
- a CDS encoding SMR family transporter, which produces MGYIFLVLSIILGVSGQMCVKMSNGFKVKLPTISAFVLFISCIYFVSLSINFFETGIVFAIWAGLTIVCTTLLGIFIFNESKSRRKIFSILFIMIGVILLELV; this is translated from the coding sequence ATGGGATACATCTTTTTAGTCTTAAGTATTATCTTGGGTGTTTCAGGACAAATGTGCGTAAAAATGTCAAATGGATTTAAAGTAAAACTACCAACTATAAGTGCATTTGTACTATTTATTTCTTGTATCTATTTCGTTTCATTATCTATAAACTTTTTTGAAACTGGAATTGTATTTGCTATTTGGGCAGGGTTAACAATTGTTTGTACGACATTACTTGGAATTTTTATATTTAATGAATCTAAAAGTAGAAGAAAAATCTTTTCAATTCTATTTATTATGATAGGGGTAATTTTACTCGAATTGGTATGA
- a CDS encoding YjcZ family sporulation protein: MFGYGGCGYGGYGYGGCGFGSGFALIIVLFILLIIIGAVCWC, encoded by the coding sequence ATGTTTGGATATGGTGGTTGCGGTTATGGCGGTTATGGATATGGTGGTTGTGGCTTTGGCAGTGGATTCGCTTTGATTATCGTATTGTTTATCTTGTTAATTATCATTGGTGCAGTTTGCTGGTGTTAA
- a CDS encoding response regulator transcription factor → MNILVCDDDKAIVNAIGIYLENEGYTVFKAFNGLEAIEVIKEHDIYLIIIDIMMPEMDGISATMEIRKENNIPLIILSAKSEDYDKILGLNIGADDYIVKPFNPLELIARVKSQLRRYTTLGALETKSNLYQSGGLVIDDDSRTVTVDGEEVHLTPVQYKIVKLLTANAGKVFTIEEIYEKVWKEPSFNPENTVTVHIRKIREKIEINPSEPKYLKVVWGVGYKVEKL, encoded by the coding sequence ATGAATATATTGGTTTGTGATGATGACAAAGCGATTGTTAATGCGATTGGAATTTACTTAGAGAACGAAGGCTACACCGTTTTCAAGGCTTTTAATGGGCTTGAAGCAATCGAAGTAATCAAAGAACATGACATTTATTTGATTATCATCGACATTATGATGCCGGAGATGGATGGGATCAGTGCGACGATGGAAATTAGAAAAGAAAATAATATTCCGTTAATCATCCTTTCTGCTAAATCCGAGGATTATGACAAAATTCTCGGATTAAATATTGGCGCAGATGACTATATCGTGAAGCCTTTTAACCCGTTGGAGTTGATCGCAAGGGTCAAATCCCAGCTAAGAAGATATACAACATTAGGTGCCCTTGAAACGAAGAGCAACCTATATCAATCTGGGGGCCTTGTGATCGATGATGATAGTAGAACGGTCACCGTCGATGGTGAGGAAGTCCATCTTACACCGGTTCAATATAAGATCGTAAAGCTTCTAACGGCAAACGCTGGAAAAGTCTTCACGATTGAGGAGATTTATGAAAAGGTATGGAAAGAACCGTCCTTTAACCCGGAAAATACCGTAACCGTTCATATTAGAAAAATCAGAGAGAAAATAGAAATCAATCCGTCAGAACCAAAATATTTGAAGGTGGTGTGGGGAGTTGGATACAAAGTGGAAAAGTTATAG
- a CDS encoding multidrug efflux SMR transporter: protein MLYYLLLLVSILFEVIGVVFLNLAKGFTVLTPTLLAIFFYCSAIAIYILLTSNRELGVVNAVFAGMGTALVSIIGILFFNESVSVLKLVGIGLIICGAISINLKSKDERSPKKEIA from the coding sequence ATGCTGTACTATTTATTATTACTTGTTTCAATCTTATTCGAGGTAATAGGTGTAGTGTTTCTCAATTTAGCAAAAGGATTTACTGTATTGACACCAACTCTTTTAGCTATTTTCTTTTATTGTTCAGCCATAGCTATTTATATTTTATTAACTTCCAATCGTGAATTAGGTGTTGTAAATGCTGTTTTTGCTGGAATGGGTACTGCTTTAGTAAGTATTATCGGTATTCTATTTTTCAACGAATCAGTATCGGTTTTAAAATTAGTAGGTATTGGATTAATTATTTGTGGGGCAATTTCCATAAATTTAAAATCTAAAGATGAACGAAGCCCAAAAAAGGAGATTGCATAA
- a CDS encoding JAB domain-containing protein yields MCLNSKNRVVSVHSCHVGGLNVSLVIPKEVFKSANLNNSASIIFHQHLS; encoded by the coding sequence ATGTGTCTGAATTCCAAAAATAGAGTAGTTTCCGTTCACAGTTGCCATGTTGGGGGATTGAATGTGAGCTTAGTGATTCCAAAAGAAGTGTTTAAGTCTGCAAACTTAAATAATTCTGCATCCATTATTTTTCACCAACATCTAAGTTGA
- a CDS encoding metalloregulator ArsR/SmtB family transcription factor: MDLELQEFKAEFFKALSHPLRIKILEELSKGELGVNELQNAIGSDSSSTVSQQLMVLRNKNIVVGTKEGNRVIYSLRDPLINDLLSTARKIFNNHLAETINILDKSR; this comes from the coding sequence ATGGATCTTGAACTACAAGAATTTAAGGCAGAGTTTTTTAAGGCGCTTTCTCATCCCCTTCGTATTAAAATTCTAGAAGAACTTTCCAAAGGCGAATTGGGTGTGAATGAACTTCAGAATGCTATTGGCAGTGACAGTTCTTCTACGGTGTCTCAACAACTTATGGTTTTAAGAAACAAAAATATTGTTGTTGGTACTAAAGAGGGTAATCGTGTTATTTATTCATTACGCGATCCTTTAATAAATGATTTGCTTTCTACTGCGAGGAAAATTTTTAATAATCATTTAGCAGAGACCATTAACATACTTGATAAGTCGAGATAA
- a CDS encoding JAB domain-containing protein, whose product MDVTKRLAECGKILGIDVLDHVIVNARLGIIV is encoded by the coding sequence ATAGATGTAACCAAAAGATTAGCAGAATGCGGTAAGATCCTAGGGATTGATGTATTGGACCATGTTATTGTAAATGCTAGGCTGGGTATTATAGTATGA
- a CDS encoding DUF2935 domain-containing protein produces MNGDHNLLHADTGVTSGRFVERSLNEIRFWSRIMKEHSLFLRLGFRAEDTQLIQEANHFYRVFEQIEQVAHTYTNQTDPEQIRRFNSEVQQAATNIFAFKRKVLGLILACKLPGANNFPLLVDHISREANYFRKRLIELNEGKLKPLPDAIIKENVFFLRIMADHAKFIGHLLDPSERKLIDVARNFSNDFDELVFQARDLEGMRPQSQTIPLLDQFLDQNRVSVASLRDFKKTARDLIEQCKIKSIIHPLLADHVFREADRFLEIIDMFDAHLTSNNSKKFRIEEDLEQ; encoded by the coding sequence ATGAATGGGGATCACAACTTATTACATGCTGATACGGGTGTTACATCTGGAAGGTTTGTTGAGCGATCATTAAATGAGATTCGTTTTTGGTCTAGAATCATGAAAGAACATTCTTTATTTCTTCGGTTAGGTTTTAGGGCAGAAGATACTCAATTAATTCAAGAGGCCAACCATTTTTACCGAGTATTTGAACAGATAGAACAAGTTGCACATACTTACACCAATCAAACCGATCCTGAACAAATAAGAAGATTTAATTCAGAAGTTCAACAAGCAGCAACTAATATTTTCGCATTTAAACGAAAAGTACTAGGACTAATTCTCGCATGTAAATTGCCAGGAGCCAATAATTTCCCACTACTGGTTGACCATATAAGTAGAGAGGCAAATTATTTTAGAAAACGATTAATTGAATTAAACGAAGGAAAATTAAAACCACTACCAGATGCAATTATCAAGGAAAATGTTTTCTTTTTAAGAATTATGGCTGACCATGCGAAATTTATCGGACACCTTCTTGATCCATCAGAGAGAAAGCTTATTGATGTGGCTCGAAACTTTAGTAATGATTTTGATGAATTGGTCTTTCAAGCTAGGGATTTAGAGGGGATGAGACCTCAATCTCAGACAATACCTCTTTTGGATCAATTCCTTGATCAGAATAGAGTGTCTGTAGCTTCTCTTAGAGATTTCAAAAAAACGGCACGTGATTTAATTGAACAATGTAAAATAAAGAGTATCATTCATCCACTGTTAGCAGACCATGTTTTCCGTGAAGCAGATCGGTTCCTTGAAATTATTGATATGTTTGATGCTCATTTGACAAGTAATAACTCAAAAAAATTTAGAATAGAAGAGGATTTAGAGCAGTAA
- a CDS encoding sensor histidine kinase — MDTKWKSYSHSILTKIIVFIIAILCVTGMVQAFVEVEIVNDGNFGSVTEDHYFESEAYVQESQYLISDLTRLLGKYKSEEHILDGKSISEDEWEEVENNLFYSEFQHSESYQHELSEKKNFEIFKEEYKNELTQAKEQRIKEDLKEFHVLVQNLEKYEPLFYASDGTHEFANSTKTKKEQFETSPAYLIFEEYKREFYPKETEENEHLHWITEQMDGLDLENTVIFVAFPEVFLNQKMEEWQAGKAIATTNLYQILRYFAGFILSFIYLVIVVGRKSFHDQELHFRPVEKLYNDINLALCMLLFPLWIVLIDDVFEGMTAIILAFTLLFATLELTLILILVKHIKNRTLIKHTLIFTLIYKFVKFIGEVYKSGNVAVKTVLIVIGYPVLIALTFFMFPITVGIAAWFAFKKVKAFQNIQEGIEIIKEGNLHHRIEVGGNGEFAKLSANVNSITDGLKKAVDSELKSERLKTELITNVSHDIRNPLTSIITYVDLLKNEKDQTKTGEYIEVLDQKAQRLKLLTDDLFEASKASSGNIPVSLEKIAIVSLITQGLGELNDKIEANGLEIRLNHPQEKVYVTADGKLLWRSIENLLSNIFKYALKRSRVYIDIEDVGNEVRISFKNISAYELNISADELMERFKRGDESRNSQGSGLGISIAKNLIEIQKGQFNIHVDGDLFKAIIHLPKHINSNLKN; from the coding sequence TTGGATACAAAGTGGAAAAGTTATAGTCATTCCATCCTAACGAAAATCATTGTTTTTATCATTGCCATCTTGTGTGTGACGGGAATGGTTCAAGCTTTTGTTGAGGTGGAGATTGTCAATGATGGAAACTTTGGCAGCGTCACCGAAGATCATTACTTCGAGAGCGAGGCCTACGTACAGGAAAGTCAGTATCTAATCAGCGACCTCACGAGATTATTAGGGAAGTATAAAAGTGAGGAACATATTTTAGATGGCAAAAGCATTAGTGAGGATGAATGGGAAGAGGTTGAAAATAACTTATTTTATTCAGAGTTTCAGCATTCTGAAAGTTACCAGCATGAGCTAAGCGAAAAAAAGAATTTCGAAATTTTTAAAGAAGAATATAAAAACGAACTCACACAAGCAAAAGAACAGAGGATCAAGGAAGATTTGAAAGAGTTTCATGTCCTCGTACAAAATCTCGAAAAATACGAGCCATTGTTTTATGCCAGTGATGGAACCCATGAGTTTGCGAACAGTACAAAGACTAAAAAGGAACAGTTCGAAACCTCCCCTGCCTATTTGATATTTGAGGAATACAAACGAGAGTTTTACCCAAAAGAAACAGAAGAAAATGAACATTTGCATTGGATTACAGAACAAATGGATGGATTAGACCTAGAAAACACCGTTATTTTTGTCGCGTTTCCGGAAGTATTTTTAAATCAAAAAATGGAAGAATGGCAAGCAGGAAAAGCCATAGCCACAACAAATTTATATCAAATACTAAGATATTTTGCAGGATTTATTCTTTCGTTTATTTATCTGGTAATTGTCGTTGGCAGAAAATCATTTCATGATCAAGAGTTACACTTCCGTCCGGTAGAAAAATTATACAATGACATCAATCTAGCATTATGTATGCTTCTGTTTCCGCTATGGATTGTATTAATAGATGATGTGTTTGAAGGAATGACAGCAATAATCCTAGCCTTCACGCTTCTGTTTGCCACCTTAGAACTCACCCTGATTCTAATCCTTGTGAAGCATATAAAAAATAGAACGCTTATTAAACATACTTTGATTTTTACATTGATCTACAAGTTCGTGAAATTTATTGGCGAGGTATATAAAAGCGGAAATGTTGCCGTAAAGACAGTACTCATCGTCATCGGCTACCCGGTACTGATTGCTTTAACGTTTTTCATGTTCCCGATCACGGTTGGAATCGCAGCTTGGTTTGCTTTTAAAAAGGTCAAGGCCTTTCAAAACATTCAGGAAGGAATTGAAATCATTAAAGAAGGAAATCTTCATCATCGGATTGAAGTTGGAGGAAATGGAGAATTCGCAAAGCTTTCTGCGAATGTGAACAGCATAACCGATGGCTTGAAAAAAGCAGTCGATAGTGAATTAAAAAGCGAGCGGTTAAAAACGGAGCTGATAACCAATGTCTCACATGATATTAGAAATCCTCTGACTTCGATTATCACCTATGTAGATCTATTGAAAAATGAAAAAGACCAAACCAAAACGGGCGAATATATCGAAGTACTTGATCAAAAAGCACAGAGGCTCAAACTTTTAACAGATGATTTATTCGAAGCCTCGAAGGCCTCGAGCGGAAATATTCCCGTTTCTTTAGAGAAAATTGCGATCGTGTCTTTAATTACCCAAGGGCTTGGGGAATTGAATGACAAAATTGAAGCAAATGGTTTAGAAATCAGGCTCAATCATCCACAAGAAAAGGTGTATGTAACCGCCGATGGAAAATTATTATGGAGATCGATCGAGAACTTATTATCGAATATCTTTAAATATGCACTTAAACGCTCACGGGTTTATATTGACATAGAGGATGTAGGCAATGAAGTACGAATCAGCTTTAAAAACATCTCTGCTTATGAGTTAAATATCTCTGCAGACGAATTAATGGAGCGCTTTAAAAGAGGTGATGAATCTAGAAACAGTCAAGGCAGCGGATTAGGAATTTCGATTGCAAAAAACCTCATTGAAATTCAAAAAGGCCAATTCAATATCCACGTTGACGGCGATTTATTTAAAGCCATCATCCATCTGCCTAAACATATAAATTCTAACTTGAAAAACTGA
- a CDS encoding 5-methyltetrahydropteroyltriglutamate--homocysteine methyltransferase, whose translation MSWSERFLLVGSLLRPDELQTYNREIESRDDITYPFYDDLEGYAETEGKAVTEVVKKQIEAGIPEVTDGEYQRSIWHLDFVWGLDGVERSIGDSGWKFQNDTDGFEEGTFETRKDIDVKVVAPLHSNNHTFIDHYKRVREEAGDHSVKLTIPSPAQIYNEFVRSMSNENGYSNDVYPTTDDLGEGLVQAWKEFVDEYTVVGGEILQFDDCTWTLFSKDNPIGYYTQVGATDETVKAQAEKLVSLNNAVVDYAHEKGLKVYTHNCRGNYGSRYAMGGSYEHVANYFLANQNYDRFYLEWDDDRAGNLVALESFKDKPETEVVIGFLSSKKSVLADKDAVLAELEEAAKYIPKDKLYLSHQCGFASCDGGNDLTHEQQWNKIKQGQEIAQAFWGE comes from the coding sequence ATGTCATGGTCAGAACGTTTTTTACTTGTTGGTTCGCTCTTACGACCAGATGAATTACAAACTTATAATCGCGAAATTGAAAGTCGAGATGATATAACTTATCCATTCTATGATGACTTAGAAGGCTACGCAGAAACAGAGGGAAAAGCCGTTACAGAAGTTGTCAAAAAGCAAATCGAAGCCGGTATTCCAGAAGTAACGGATGGAGAATACCAACGTTCTATTTGGCACTTGGACTTTGTCTGGGGATTGGATGGTGTGGAGCGTTCAATCGGTGATTCAGGTTGGAAGTTCCAAAATGATACGGATGGTTTTGAAGAAGGAACATTTGAAACTCGTAAAGATATCGACGTCAAAGTCGTAGCTCCTCTTCACTCTAACAACCATACTTTCATCGATCACTATAAACGTGTTCGTGAAGAAGCTGGGGATCACTCAGTTAAATTAACCATTCCATCACCTGCTCAAATTTATAACGAATTTGTGCGTTCAATGTCTAACGAGAACGGTTATTCAAACGATGTTTACCCAACGACAGATGATCTTGGTGAAGGCTTAGTTCAAGCTTGGAAAGAATTCGTAGACGAGTATACAGTTGTGGGTGGTGAAATACTTCAGTTTGATGACTGTACTTGGACACTCTTCTCAAAAGACAACCCAATTGGCTACTATACTCAAGTTGGAGCTACAGACGAAACTGTTAAAGCACAAGCAGAAAAGCTTGTTTCCTTAAACAATGCAGTAGTTGACTATGCCCATGAAAAAGGCTTAAAAGTATATACTCATAACTGTCGTGGTAACTACGGCTCTCGTTATGCTATGGGTGGTTCTTATGAACATGTTGCTAACTACTTCTTAGCTAATCAAAACTATGACCGTTTCTACCTAGAGTGGGACGATGACCGTGCAGGCAACTTAGTAGCCTTAGAATCTTTCAAAGATAAACCTGAAACAGAAGTAGTTATTGGGTTCTTATCATCGAAAAAATCTGTTCTAGCTGATAAAGATGCGGTTTTGGCAGAGCTTGAAGAAGCAGCAAAATACATCCCTAAAGACAAACTATACCTCTCACACCAGTGTGGTTTCGCATCATGTGACGGCGGAAATGACCTTACTCACGAACAACAGTGGAATAAAATCAAACAAGGCCAAGAGATCGCCCAAGCATTCTGGGGCGAGTAG
- a CDS encoding MFS transporter — METSYKGNNKMLTGIVFGVLTYWLFSQTLLNVMPAVQADMGISLGALNTAISLTGLFSGMFIVAAGGISDRLGHKKIATIGLILNIIGSLCLIFTQGTVLLIIGRVIQGFSAACIMPATIALVKNYFEGPDRQRALSYWSFGSWGGGGITSFAGGLIATTLGWRYIFVFSIVFTLLSLFLIKDVPESKTQKSKSSKFDYLGFVVFILVMVALNVVITRGADFGWTSPISLSLMAVTVIGGWVFLKIVTSKSNGFIDISIFKNKYFTGCTVSNFLLNAVAGALIVANTYVQVGRGFSSFQSGMLSLGYLICVLAMIRVGEKLLQKSGPRKPMVIACILVIAGIILMTLTFLPNLLYTIVVIIGFTVYGIGLGLYATPSTDTAIDNVPASKAGEAAGIYKMSSTLGGSFGLAISVAVYSGVQGFGNVEAAASAGLTANIIFAALALVAILTTVPKGFVVKEVKGKAIELVRAKKAL; from the coding sequence ATGGAAACAAGCTATAAGGGTAATAACAAAATGTTAACAGGGATCGTATTTGGGGTTCTAACGTATTGGCTTTTCTCACAAACATTATTAAATGTGATGCCCGCAGTTCAAGCAGATATGGGAATTTCATTAGGAGCTCTAAATACAGCAATTAGTTTAACTGGATTATTTTCAGGGATGTTTATTGTAGCTGCTGGAGGAATATCTGATCGACTTGGACATAAGAAAATCGCTACGATTGGTTTAATATTAAATATAATTGGTTCACTTTGTCTTATCTTTACACAAGGAACTGTTCTCTTAATTATTGGACGTGTCATTCAAGGATTCTCAGCAGCATGTATCATGCCTGCGACAATTGCTTTGGTAAAAAATTACTTTGAAGGTCCTGATCGTCAAAGAGCCTTAAGTTACTGGTCTTTTGGATCTTGGGGCGGCGGAGGTATTACCTCATTTGCCGGAGGTTTAATTGCTACTACTTTAGGATGGCGTTATATTTTCGTCTTTTCTATCGTCTTCACTTTATTATCTTTATTTTTGATTAAAGATGTACCAGAGAGTAAAACCCAAAAAAGCAAGTCTTCAAAATTTGATTATCTTGGATTTGTTGTCTTTATCTTAGTAATGGTTGCTTTAAATGTTGTGATTACACGCGGAGCAGATTTCGGTTGGACAAGCCCGATTTCGTTATCGTTAATGGCTGTTACTGTCATTGGCGGTTGGGTATTCTTAAAAATTGTAACAAGCAAATCGAATGGATTTATTGATATTTCTATATTTAAGAATAAATATTTTACTGGTTGTACGGTATCGAACTTTTTATTAAATGCAGTAGCTGGAGCACTTATTGTTGCGAATACGTACGTCCAAGTGGGAAGAGGGTTTAGTTCCTTCCAATCTGGGATGTTATCACTAGGCTATCTCATTTGTGTATTAGCAATGATTCGCGTGGGTGAGAAATTATTACAAAAGAGCGGTCCAAGAAAGCCGATGGTTATCGCTTGTATTTTAGTAATTGCTGGGATTATATTAATGACTTTAACATTCTTACCAAATTTATTATATACGATTGTCGTTATTATTGGTTTTACGGTATATGGAATTGGACTTGGCCTTTATGCGACACCATCTACTGATACTGCAATAGACAATGTTCCGGCATCGAAGGCTGGAGAGGCAGCTGGTATTTATAAAATGTCAAGTACACTTGGTGGTTCATTCGGTTTAGCCATATCTGTTGCTGTATATAGTGGAGTTCAAGGGTTCGGAAATGTAGAAGCAGCTGCAAGCGCAGGGTTGACAGCAAATATTATCTTTGCTGCACTGGCTCTAGTGGCGATTTTAACTACGGTTCCAAAAGGTTTTGTTGTTAAAGAAGTAAAAGGAAAGGCCATAGAACTAGTAAGAGCGAAAAAAGCTCTTTAA
- a CDS encoding HU family DNA-binding protein: MNKTELVKAVATQAELTQKDATKAVDALFDTISNTLAEGEKLQLVGFGTFEVRERSARKGRNPQTGEEIEIAASKVPAFKPGKELKEAVK; this comes from the coding sequence ATGAATAAAACAGAATTGGTAAAAGCTGTGGCAACACAAGCTGAATTGACACAGAAAGATGCAACAAAAGCAGTTGATGCGTTATTTGATACGATCTCTAACACACTTGCTGAAGGAGAAAAGCTCCAATTAGTAGGATTTGGAACGTTTGAAGTACGTGAACGGTCAGCTCGTAAAGGTCGTAATCCACAAACCGGTGAGGAAATAGAGATTGCAGCTTCTAAAGTTCCGGCTTTTAAACCAGGAAAAGAATTAAAAGAAGCCGTTAAATAA